The Parasedimentitalea marina genome window below encodes:
- a CDS encoding ester cyclase: MKILKSLTLGLALLTMSQPALADDKSTVQAFYDFLSNPASEEHVTAFNAVVAEDWESIGDYSGHTKSRAELIGQIGGFGKLIPDLDWSVEEMLLGDGRVVVRGRATGTPVGPLFGVDGKGKQFEILSIDIHTVEDGKIIRTYHVEDWAGALRQLSAK, from the coding sequence ATGAAAATTCTTAAATCACTCACTCTGGGGCTTGCGCTTTTGACGATGTCGCAGCCTGCCTTGGCAGATGATAAATCAACGGTACAAGCGTTTTACGATTTCCTGAGCAACCCAGCATCCGAGGAACATGTCACAGCCTTCAATGCAGTAGTCGCGGAAGATTGGGAAAGTATCGGTGATTACTCCGGCCATACCAAGTCTAGGGCTGAATTGATCGGGCAGATAGGCGGATTTGGAAAACTGATCCCGGATCTGGACTGGTCCGTCGAAGAAATGCTTCTGGGAGATGGACGTGTCGTCGTCAGAGGCCGTGCCACCGGGACGCCAGTCGGGCCCCTGTTTGGAGTTGATGGTAAAGGAAAACAATTTGAAATCCTGAGTATCGACATTCACACGGTCGAGGACGGCAAAATTATCCGCACTTATCATGTCGAGGATTGGGCAGGCGCGCTCCGCCAATTGAGCGCTAAGTAG
- a CDS encoding LysR family transcriptional regulator, with translation MLDQLRQIAIFAKTVDHGSFRAAAKALRLSPSVVSHHITQLEAQLGVALLYRSTRKLSLTRDGERLIGAARKMIDAAETGLHAVSDLAPQPSGELRVTAPAVLAQSTIVRRIAKFSIAYPGVRLALDFSDLRREVIGEGIDVALRMGSSRIAPLRFESFMMSNAA, from the coding sequence ATGCTCGATCAACTTCGCCAAATCGCCATCTTCGCAAAAACGGTTGATCACGGTTCCTTCCGTGCGGCGGCAAAGGCGTTGCGTCTGTCTCCATCGGTCGTGAGCCATCATATAACCCAACTCGAAGCGCAACTCGGGGTCGCGCTTCTTTACCGTTCAACCCGCAAACTATCCCTTACGCGCGATGGCGAAAGGTTGATCGGTGCCGCCCGCAAAATGATAGACGCAGCCGAGACAGGGCTACACGCCGTCTCTGATCTGGCGCCGCAACCTTCTGGTGAATTACGAGTGACTGCTCCTGCGGTCTTGGCGCAGTCAACCATCGTGAGACGGATCGCCAAATTTTCCATAGCTTATCCTGGTGTTCGCCTCGCTCTCGACTTTTCCGATCTCCGACGTGAGGTGATCGGTGAGGGCATCGATGTTGCGCTTCGCATGGGGAGCTCGAGGATAGCGCCCTTAAGGTTCGAAAGCTTTATGATGTCAAACGCAGCCTGA
- a CDS encoding LysR substrate-binding domain-containing protein: MAQVKPALEFKKDGEVPIVLKPTSHLSVNDAHALYHLARCGAGLAIVPKFLAQEDEAAGSVRYVLQDWSTDPVGVFAVWPPNAPKEGLSALFIKFLAENSE; encoded by the coding sequence TTGGCGCAAGTCAAACCGGCGTTGGAATTCAAGAAAGACGGTGAAGTACCAATTGTCCTGAAACCAACATCCCATCTCAGTGTGAACGATGCGCATGCGTTATATCACCTCGCGCGCTGTGGTGCCGGTTTAGCCATAGTTCCCAAGTTTCTTGCTCAGGAGGACGAGGCTGCAGGCTCTGTCCGTTATGTACTACAGGATTGGTCGACTGACCCGGTGGGCGTGTTTGCAGTTTGGCCGCCCAACGCCCCGAAGGAAGGGTTGAGTGCATTATTTATCAAGTTCCTTGCTGAAAATTCAGAGTAA
- a CDS encoding transporter substrate-binding domain-containing protein translates to MTCKLLKTLGTTVAATVLSAVAVFATPLEDRIAAGEPIRIGFSNIPIWGFPDENGDAKGFVNAIALGILANMGYTEVETTVTEWGGLIPGLKANRFDMITGGLYILNSRCQNIAFSEPIGSMGTRSWFLLGTPKHQQLQGCRCTG, encoded by the coding sequence ATGACTTGTAAACTACTTAAGACACTCGGCACCACTGTTGCCGCAACAGTTCTCAGTGCGGTCGCAGTGTTTGCTACACCGCTTGAAGATCGGATTGCGGCAGGCGAGCCAATCCGTATTGGGTTTTCGAATATTCCAATCTGGGGCTTTCCTGATGAAAACGGCGACGCCAAAGGCTTTGTGAATGCGATCGCCCTCGGGATCCTGGCCAATATGGGCTACACCGAAGTAGAAACCACCGTTACAGAATGGGGTGGTTTGATCCCTGGCCTCAAGGCAAACCGCTTTGATATGATTACTGGCGGTCTATATATCTTGAACAGCCGCTGTCAGAACATCGCCTTCTCCGAGCCAATCGGCTCTATGGGGACGCGTTCTTGGTTCCTGCTGGGAACCCCAAAACATCAACAACTACAAGGATGTCGTTGCACAGGATGA
- the ehuD gene encoding ectoine/hydroxyectoine ABC transporter permease subunit EhuD, translated as MFDWKWDFAWEILPRLITATGNTLLAAGAGYAIALVLGLFLAIAQRTPYRGVTFVVRELVEFIRSTPLLLQIFFIFYVGPQIGIRLSPWMSGMMAIGLHYACYLSEVYRGGIDSVPKGQWEAAIALNMTAVQKYRRVIIPQAIPSALAGMGNYLVGIFKDTPMLSVIGVAELIHTANAIGSEHYRFLEPFTMVGIIFLAISLPAAGLIRLVEGRVRRKLGLN; from the coding sequence ATGTTTGACTGGAAATGGGACTTCGCCTGGGAAATCCTTCCTCGCCTGATCACAGCGACAGGGAACACTTTGCTGGCAGCTGGCGCAGGCTATGCAATCGCCTTGGTACTGGGGCTGTTTCTTGCCATTGCTCAACGCACCCCTTACCGGGGCGTGACATTTGTTGTTCGCGAACTGGTCGAGTTCATCCGCTCTACACCCTTGCTACTGCAGATCTTTTTCATCTTTTATGTCGGTCCGCAGATTGGCATCCGCCTCAGCCCTTGGATGTCAGGCATGATGGCCATTGGCCTTCACTATGCGTGCTACTTGTCCGAGGTCTACCGCGGCGGGATCGACAGCGTGCCCAAAGGGCAATGGGAGGCAGCAATCGCTCTCAATATGACAGCCGTGCAGAAATACCGTCGCGTCATCATCCCACAGGCCATTCCATCTGCCCTTGCGGGCATGGGCAACTACCTGGTTGGCATCTTCAAAGATACACCGATGCTGTCGGTCATTGGGGTTGCCGAGCTCATTCATACCGCCAATGCGATTGGATCCGAACACTATCGCTTCCTCGAGCCATTCACGATGGTGGGTATCATCTTCCTGGCAATCTCTCTTCCTGCAGCGGGTCTAATCCGATTGGTTGAAGGGCGTGTGCGCCGCAAACTGGGACTAAATTAA
- the ehuA gene encoding ectoine/hydroxyectoine ABC transporter ATP-binding protein EhuA has product MLDKSGFPIELSGANTPMVSFRKVRKSYGSLTVLDDLDLDINAGEMVSIIGPSGSGKTTVLRMLMTLEQINGGVIYVDGKPLTHMPKGNHLVLANERHLRSRRADIGMCFQHFNLFPHMTALENCMEGPVQVLGLPKAEARDRSEELLELVGMIAKKDQHPSRLSGGQQQRVAIARALAMRPKVMLFDEVTSALDPEVIGEVTNVIRGLVSEHNLTMLMVTHQMGFARDISDRVCFFYDGKIEEQGHPSELFGSPQRQRTQQF; this is encoded by the coding sequence ATGCTGGATAAGTCAGGTTTTCCAATTGAATTGAGTGGTGCAAACACTCCGATGGTGAGTTTTCGCAAGGTACGTAAGTCCTATGGGTCGTTGACCGTTCTGGATGATCTCGATCTTGACATCAACGCAGGAGAAATGGTGTCGATTATTGGCCCGTCCGGGTCAGGAAAAACCACCGTGCTGAGAATGCTAATGACACTGGAGCAAATCAACGGCGGTGTGATCTATGTAGATGGTAAACCGTTGACCCATATGCCAAAGGGCAATCATCTGGTATTGGCAAATGAACGTCATCTGCGCAGTCGCCGTGCTGACATCGGCATGTGCTTTCAGCACTTTAATCTCTTCCCACATATGACCGCTTTGGAAAACTGCATGGAAGGCCCTGTGCAGGTTCTGGGGCTGCCCAAGGCAGAGGCGCGCGATCGGTCAGAAGAACTGCTTGAGCTGGTGGGCATGATCGCCAAGAAGGATCAGCATCCTTCGCGTCTTTCGGGCGGACAACAGCAGCGGGTCGCCATTGCGCGGGCTCTGGCAATGCGCCCCAAGGTGATGCTGTTTGACGAGGTGACTTCAGCACTGGATCCCGAGGTGATCGGCGAAGTGACAAACGTCATCCGTGGTCTGGTGTCCGAGCATAACCTCACCATGTTGATGGTCACTCACCAAATGGGGTTTGCGCGCGACATTTCGGATCGCGTTTGCTTTTTCTACGACGGCAAGATCGAAGAACAGGGGCACCCCTCTGAATTGTTTGGTAGTCCGCAGCGCCAGCGAACGCAGCAGTTTTGA
- a CDS encoding GlxA family transcriptional regulator — protein MQDAFSDLEISSIVTTLMAANRVVGKSTFNWKFISDNPGLIEGHCGTIVRAEPAVFDHQLMDFLIVVGGGKVDPNGWMQRVRAMQRAGRPVAILSDAATAYIKIARPSDHPVTTHWRDVGVLKETGFFHTLSTRCSENSGGVITSAGTGYSLELAVSLIADSLGRNELAELGSRLMIQTVRSGSVEQPIGVSCLANMFDPQIERAISIMEEHICDPLATTEIADRIGISIRHFERLFNTHLSITPGRYYRQIRVKKAHALIIETKLQLLSIALATGYSSVSSLSGAFLRNLASPRQGALQ, from the coding sequence TTGCAGGATGCCTTTTCTGATCTCGAAATTTCTTCGATCGTGACCACTTTAATGGCGGCAAACCGAGTTGTTGGAAAATCAACGTTCAATTGGAAGTTTATTTCAGATAATCCGGGACTGATTGAAGGGCACTGTGGCACTATCGTGAGGGCAGAACCGGCTGTATTTGACCATCAATTGATGGATTTTCTGATAGTTGTCGGGGGTGGGAAAGTTGACCCAAATGGATGGATGCAACGTGTGCGGGCGATGCAAAGAGCCGGTCGACCGGTAGCGATCTTATCGGACGCAGCGACGGCCTATATCAAAATTGCCAGGCCCTCAGATCATCCAGTTACCACGCATTGGCGTGATGTCGGCGTTTTGAAGGAAACCGGCTTTTTCCATACCCTCAGCACGCGATGTTCTGAAAACTCAGGGGGCGTCATAACATCCGCAGGAACCGGCTACTCATTGGAATTGGCCGTTTCTTTGATTGCGGACTCCCTTGGGCGCAATGAATTGGCCGAACTGGGCAGCCGCTTAATGATCCAAACCGTTCGTAGCGGATCGGTTGAGCAACCCATAGGAGTCAGCTGTCTGGCCAATATGTTTGATCCGCAGATAGAACGCGCCATTAGTATCATGGAAGAACATATTTGCGACCCTTTGGCGACTACTGAAATTGCTGATCGCATTGGAATATCCATTCGTCACTTTGAACGGCTGTTCAACACGCATCTCAGCATAACGCCTGGCCGCTACTACAGGCAAATTCGGGTGAAGAAAGCCCATGCATTGATCATCGAGACGAAGTTGCAGCTACTCAGCATCGCATTGGCTACCGGCTATTCGTCGGTTTCGAGCCTATCAGGCGCTTTCCTCCGCAATTTGGCATCTCCCCGGCAAGGTGCGCTCCAGTAG
- a CDS encoding LysR family transcriptional regulator — MKTIAEHFPLDYLLFFEAVARHKNFTRAAEELNVSQAAVSKRVKFLESWMGVELVTRHGRAITLTKGA; from the coding sequence ATGAAAACTATCGCAGAACACTTCCCTCTAGACTATCTTCTGTTCTTTGAAGCGGTCGCCCGCCATAAGAATTTCACCCGTGCAGCAGAAGAGCTGAATGTCAGCCAAGCGGCTGTCAGCAAGCGGGTCAAATTCTTGGAAAGCTGGATGGGGGTAGAATTGGTTACGCGGCACGGCCGTGCCATCACACTAACCAAAGGGGCATAA
- a CDS encoding aminopeptidase P family N-terminal domain-containing protein, whose protein sequence is MFTERLSCLQSKLADASIDVALITDDDNVYYLTGYYDYLHMEFGRPTILVVPKDGSSAYHSHN, encoded by the coding sequence ATGTTCACCGAACGTCTAAGTTGCTTGCAGTCAAAACTGGCAGATGCCAGCATTGATGTGGCACTGATCACCGATGACGATAATGTCTATTACCTGACTGGTTATTACGACTACCTGCATATGGAATTCGGGCGCCCAACCATTCTGGTGGTGCCCAAAGATGGCAGCTCTGCTTATCACTCCCACAATTGA